CTCGGATTGGTGGTTCCCCCAGGGGTCTCCCTGAGTCATGACAGCCCCCAGCTCATCTTGTACCAGGAATTTCCTATTGAAATCTGGGCACTGCAAGATTGGAGGACAGAAAAGACAGCCCTTTAGGGCCCTGAAAGTGATTTTGCAGTCCTCCAACCCGGTAACTGGGATTCTTCGGTCCTTTTTGGTCTGTGCTGTAAGTGGGGCAGTCATTGTAGCAAACTGTGGAGCAAATCGGCGGTACCAAATGGCTAGCCCAGCAACACTTGTACTACCTTTTTGGTGCCTCGACCTTCTCAGTCTTTGGCCTCACCTCTCTTCCCCCCAAACAGTATCCGAGATGACATGTCGCTTGCTTAGCTCACTCATATTTGCCAGTAATTAGAGTCAAATCAGCTCCCTTCTTTAAAACTAGTCTTAATTGCTGAACATGTTCCTCCCAGGTCCTGCTGAAAATGATAGTGCTGTCTAGGGAGGCAGCACTGAATTCATCACATACCTGGAGGACTTTATCTGTAAGGCGGTGAAAGCTTGCTGGCACACCATCTAACCCAAATGGCATACCTGTAAACTGGAAGAGCCCTACTGGTGTTTTGAATGCTTTGTGTGGCCTACTAGAGCTTGCCAGTGGCACCTGCCAGTGTCCTTTGCCCAGGTTCACGGTGGTCCTGTATGCTGCTTTTCCAAAAGATCGTCGATCCTTGGCATAGGATATGTATCAAACACGGAGACGGCATTAAGCTTCCAGAAACCATTGTATATTCTAAGAGATCCATCTTTTTTATTACCTGTACAACTGGACTGCACTATTCAGTGTCAGAAGGCTCAGTCACCCCTAGCTTTAACTTCTTCCTGCAGCTGTTGTGGGACCTGATAAGGCTGTTGTCAGACTAGTTGGTCACCGTTTAACTGAATGGTTTCTTCAACTACCACTGTCTTACCTGGGGTAACAGTAAACAGCAAACTCACGTCCTGAAAAAGCTGATTCCCTAGCCTGTGTGGAAGTATGATGTTCCAAAAGTGGAGTGAAAGGCTTTGTCTGCTCCCTGTCAGCAATGTCACACTTTCACTTCTACCTTCTGCACTAGGAGAGTTTGTTTACCTTTGCCTTCTTTTTGTCTGGATGGTGTATTTCATATGTGACAGGTCCCACCTTCTTTGTGACTATTTATGGGCCTTGCCACTTGGTTAGCAATTTACAGATGGAGGACGGGAGCCACAGAAGGACCTTTTGGCCTGGCTGAAGATCTCTGTGTCAGGCCGGCTGGTCATGGCAGGTTTTTTGTTTCTACCACGCAGCCTGCAGGTTGTCCACTGCCTCAGTCTGATATATTGACAAATAATCTCTTATCGCCAGTGTATACTGAACTACTCCTCTGTCTTTGGCTGCTCTTCCCAGTCTAAAGGTCCCTCTACATTGCAGGCATAGAGGAGCTCAAAGGGTGAAAAAGCAAACAGAAGGATAGGCAGCCAGTGATCCCAGTCCTTTCCAGTGTCATTCACAAATTTCTGAAGCATCTTCTTCAAAGTTTGGTTGATCCTTTCGACCAGTCCATCTGTTTGGTATGGTGAGGGGAAATCGCTGCAATTCCTAGCTGTTTGTAGAAAAGCTGCATTAATTTGGATGTAAAATTAGTCCCCTGGTCTGTCAGCATTTCATCAGTCATCCTTCCCTTGGAAAATTACTCGGATCAAAGCACGAAGACATGGCGGGTGCACTGATGGTGCACAGTAGGAAGGCTCCAGGTAGGCAAGTTGCCTAGTCACACACAACTAATATATACTAGTGACCACGGCTCTTCCTCAAGGGGACCCACAATGCCCATGGCAATCTGACGAAAAGGAGCAGAGATGATGGGGAGTGGTTGCAAAAGTGCACGATCTGATTTGTGGATGTTGCAGGTTTTCTGGCATGTATTGAATATGGTGCAGTATGTCTGGGTGTCTGTATACATGAAAGACCAATAGAATTGTGAGCTGATAAGGAGGTATGTTTTGTGATGGCCTGGGTGTCCTGCCCGTGGGAGTGTGTGCCAAATGCATAATGAGTGATCTACAGGTAGCAGGCAGCAAGAACTACTAGGCATGGTCTGGTGTCATTACAGCActcaacacatcatcagtagcaATCAAATATTCTTTGCCCAAACTGTTCACAAGTACAGTGTCAACAGCTTTAGCAAACAATGGTTTCAAACCTTCATCGTGTCTCTGCAACTAGCAGGCAATTCCCACTTTTAATCTGACAGCATGTTATCAGTGTTATTTATTGTAACATGCAGTCGTTTCTCAAAGCGACACTGTTTCCACAACTTTTGACCCTTTGGTTCTCCCCAAACAGACTATCATTCAAGTCTGCTCAGGTCATTACAGGACAAGAAGCAGTACCAGCATCATCGACATTATTAGttgtcacatgacacacattTTCTGGTGATAATTCTGCCCCCCTGCCACAACAATTCCAGCATCACAGGAAAATCTCTGCCAAAAATAAGATCTACAGGCAAATGTCCAGCAACCCCAACCGTTAACAGATATGGCAGTTCATCAATGACCACAGTTTGTTTCAGTTTTTGGATATGTGTCTTTGTCACCATGCACGCGTAAAATTTCACTTCGCTTGCTATAGTCAGTGGTGCCTGCTGGCACAAGATCCCGTTTAACTAATGACAGAAAGCTGCCAGTGTCCAACAGTGCAGTAATATTCTGACCATTATTCATTACGGTTTTGTAGTTCTTTTGACACTGTTCAGTCTTTGGTTCATTCTCTCCCCAGGAAGCTTAGCGTGCGCCACTTATTTTAGTTTTACATGCTGGACACTGAAGCCTTACAGCCTAATTGCTGACAATAGAAACGAATTAGATCCTTACCTGATGTTTGTTGGTTTGGAGTAAAACTTTGTGCCCCCTTTGTGATCTTCTTAACTGATCTCCATGGTGATGGGTGAGGAACCTGATGCCGTGTTACATTGGAGCTTTTTATACGATAAGTCTCTGTTGGGGTTTCTCCCCGTGGAACCAACATGGCCCTGAACTGCTGTCTATATGTTTCTGGGGAGATATCAAACTTGACTAGTAATGCATTTTTAGGTCAGTGTAACAATGGACTTTCCCCTCATCCATTGCAGTGCAGGCCTCCAACTCAGTCGACAGGCCCATTCTGACGTTGGCCATTTCCATGTTTTAGCAATGCATGCAAAATGTAACaagtaatttattaatttttttttggggggggggtaactgaAATCCCTATACCTTTGTCTGGGAGGATACTCAAACAGTTCTAACACTGGGTCTGAATCTAAATTCATGAATGGTGATGGAGAAATCTGTTACCTGCTGACAGAAACCGATTGGCTGAATTGGGGAAGGCTGCACCAATGAGGAGACAGGCAGGAGATGCCCTCAAATCACGGAGTTTTGCCAAAAACCCTTCCTCATTCCTCTGCTGCCCTATAACAGAGTCTTTCATTAGTGCCATCAAGTCACTCTGTGGTGTAGCTGTTGCCCTCACCTTATTGCTGTCCTCTGACATTGTGGCTCACTGTAGCACCTGCTCTTTCCCCTTCATTTTTTCTCCGAAAATGCTGAGAAAAGACATCGTCACATGACTGATCTctcacgcctcccccccaaatcCTTATGGATCACAATTGCACTTCAGAAACAATTCCACCAACACAGTACAAAACATGCTCCTCATCCCTGGCTGACCCGATATGTTATATGTCATAGAATATGTATTAGATTTGTAATATGTTTGAGATCTGGGTATATGTCAAATGTGCACCCTTAACACAATTCTTGTTACTTAAATATGAACAAatgataaaaacattttaagcatATTACAAGTAACTGGGAATGTTAATCAGTATATGTATGTTTAcgtatgtttgtttgtgtgtgggtttgcgtATAACTTATGTGATGGCGACTTTGTCACAAGGTCTTTGGTGTATCGTGATAACTGCAGTTTACCTTTGAAACGTTACCCCTAATTGTCCCAGGTCACATTGCACAGTTAGCCACTAGAGGGAGCCTGAGGCATGTCTGAGTTATTACTGCGTGTTGGGCTGCTGCAGTGCAGTGTCGGAGTTTCATGATACAGTTGATTCAAATGCAATATAAGAAGCTGTTTTTCGCATCATTGATTCACTGGTTACAGTACTggcataaatattaaaatatatatttaaaaaattgccaaattttatgatattttaaataattcagccTGTGAAGATGGGCCACTGAAGTAATTGGGCGAGATCCACTTCAGCCACCTTTTCATAAATTATCTGTAATGGCAAATATAAATACTCTCTACACCTCTTTCGTTCTGATCTAATTTGCTAATCAAATAATATGCAATTATTTCAATAATTTCTATACCATGACTATGTAATTATGTAACATTTCAAGTATTGTGGTATTGAGAATTAGCACTTATTAACAACTGAAGTGCTTTGATGTAGTGGTTTGTGGTGAgggaataaatatgaaataaattgagttaaattaatttttttactaCATTGGTTGGTGTTCGAAAATTTTTAATTATAGGTTTAAAGTGTCTCAGTTATGAATGTGGACAACAGTGCATGGAAAGAAAATGGTGACCTGGACAGCCGGCCGTCTCTGGTTGCCTGTGAATCAGGTGCATTTGCTGATTAAATGTGCCCATCCTATTCAGAGCAGCAATGTGGGAGTGCACTCTGCTGTAATGGGCCGACACCCCCTGTGTGAGGCGGAGGACAGGGCCCCCGGGTTAATTGAAATGATATGTTCACAGTAAATCGATttagttttttcccccccccttGGATAGGAGGGGTGAcaggattatttatttatttagttagcTATCATTGCTGGCGTCCTGCTTGTGTACTGAGATGGAATGTCAAGCAACATAGTGGCACATTTTGCCGTTTCCAGGTTCATTACAGTGCGACAAGAGTCATCAACACAGAGCCTCGAGAAACAAGAACGAATATAAATCGTTTCTTTGTTCCTGTGAGGTGGTTTTAGTTCGTAAGGTTTTATGAACGTGGGGGGAGGGTAGTGTTGAGATTTGCGGACAATAATGATGTTCCACATAACTTAAATCACCCTCGTAGCATCCAAATGGCACAGCTGACTCTGCAGAATGTTCGTAGAAAATCCATAAACGGGGATAGGAAATGCATCCTGCAGACCACCAGTGTGTCTATTTTAACTGAAATTCTCTAAAATATGTTTCTCCTTTGGTGGGGGAAGTCACCCATGTGGTTGGGTGACTGATGTATCTGATGTAATCTGAAATTCACAATACACCCATCACCCCCttcctgtgtttttatttgGCACTTATAATTTTATGAAAGTGCCAAAAAAACGGTTGCATCTGTTGGGTTCCATCTCCAGTCGTATCTCTGCTCTTCTCTATAAGACACGTTACCTAAGAGCGAGAATATAAATTTATTGGTGTCAgttaaattttataaaattttgTTGAATTCATCATTAACTCCTTGTTTCTCTTCTCTTTATCATATGAAATGAGGCACGGATTTTAATGTAGACAGCCTTCCCCTTCCCAGAGGGGTTCACCACCACTGGGCTTTGTTCCATGAAGAGTCACCGAAGAACAACTACAAGCTCTTCCATGAGCCCGTCGTCGCCCTGTTCAACCACACGGCCACCTTCAGCCGCTTCTCCCACTTGCCGCTGACTACTCAGTATCTGGAGAGCCTGGAGGTGCTCACCTCCCACACCCACCTCGTCCCCTTGTCCCGGAAGAATCTTCTGCGTGCTTCGCTAGCCCCCGTAGTGTATGTACAGTCGGACTGCGACCCCCCCTCCGACCGGGACGCCTTTGTGCGGCAGCTGATGAAGTACATCCCAGTGGACTCGTACGGACAGTGCCTACACAACAAGGAGCTTCCGGCATACCTGCGGGACTCCACCACCATGGAGGAGCCGGGCTTCTACAAGATCCTCGCTCAGTACAAGTTCACGTTGGCCTTTGAGAATGCCGTGTGCGACGACTACATCACAGAGAAGCTGTGGAGGCCGCTCAAACTCGGTGTTGTCCCCGTGTACTATGGTGCCCCCAACATCCGCACGTGGCTTCCCGCCGAGATGAGTGCGGTAGTCGTCAGCCCCGACGAGTCGCCGGAGAAGCTGGCAGAGCTCCTCAAGGAGCTGGATGGTGACGATGAGGAGTACGAGGCCTACCTAGGCTGGAAGTACAGGCGGGAGGTGACCAACCAGAACCTGGTGGCTGAGATGAGGCGCCGCAGATGGGGCATCCAGGACGTCACCAAGGACAGCCACATTGACGTTTTCGAGTGCATAGTGTGCGCCAGGGTGTGGGAGAATATCAACAGGCAGGAGAAGGTCATTTTGATTTTCGGTATTCAAGGTTACTCATTTAGCTGACTCTTTATTCAAAGTGACGCACGGCCAGGCATTCTCTGGAGCACTTGGCGGTTAAGGGCTTACTGCTGTATTTGAACAGGAAACTGACCAATCATGGGCACAGTATCtcgacccactgagccacacaccaccccttCTTCATGTTATATTGGTTTTCTCTTGTTTGTAGTGCTCTGTCCTTTAGTGTGTATTAGTTTACGTTAGGCTACTTTTTGCTAAAGGGTTTTCTCTGCTGCCTTCTCCATGAAAACATATTTGAACTTCAGAAACTACAAGATTAAGAATGTAGGTATCGGCAGCATGATGATATTTAAAACTCATTGGAAAAATGTTCTATTGACACATTTTGGTTAGCTGGACAGGTAACTCAGAAACAGGACGTACCCCAAAACTCTGACTCATTCCGTcacatttttggtttttaaatCTGCCAAAAAAATTTTGATCAGAGGTGTACTGAGATTAAAATGTTTCTGTGTTTGAGTCAGTGAGTCGATCCGTGTATTTGGTTTCGCATGGAGAACAGATTTCATTATGTTGTTGAATGACCAACCCTTCTTTGAAATactctgtgttcctgtgttGGGATGTAGAACTTCCACTTAATATAAGGAATGATGATCAGTTTTTGTACAGTGCCTATCCCAGACACAGTGGCCTGAAATTACATGACCACTGACCAGGCCTGGAGTGTGGTTCTGCAGGTTAGGATGCAGTGtctgtgactggaaggtcactggttcagatTTCATAATCTGCAGATTGGTATCACTTTTGGGTCCTTGGGCAAGGACCTTAACCCCGAATTGTTCCAGGGAtgggctgaccctgctttctcaaaaatgtatgtcgTTTTGGACAAAATGGtccactaaataaataaatgaaaaacttACAGTTTAGCTTAATAGTAACTGAAGAGTGAATCAAAGCCAGAAGATATGAATATACAGGGAACTTCTGTGTTCTGACTATGAACTATCATCATCCTTTTTTTTTACGGCAGGGCCTCGCACCCAAAACATGGCGGGCTGAGGGCAACCACCTGACGTGCCCCCCTCCGAGAACGTTTGACTTTGCCGTGGGTCCCACCAGCAGGTCGTCTCTGCGGGGGTTCTGGAGGCCCAGCTTCGAGCAGTCCAAGAAGGAGGCGAGAGCGCTGCGCCTCTTTGCTCAGAGGAATGCTAACTTCACTGTGGAGGAATTTTGGAAGCAGGTATTCCGTAATTAAACCCGCCTTCTCCAAGGCTGGGATGGGACTCTTATTATGAAGCATTCTGTTgatctacagcagtgtttcttaacccagtcctcagggacctccagacagtccacatttttgctccctataCACACCTGTACGAGGTATTCTGTGTTCCTGATTCCTTAATTGcttggtacaggtgtgctgggacctgggagggagcaaaaatgtgaactggctgggggggggcaaggacTGGTTTAAGAAACACTTATCTAGTTTGATTATTTTTTGGGTATATCAGATGTGGCCAGATACGGAGATGCTCTCTACAATATGGACAATATTTACTTGAGATAGTAATTTTGTACTTTTGTTATTGATTATTGGAATTAAAATATTGCTAAAAAAAGAtgcatttcaattaaaatacattcattttATTG
This is a stretch of genomic DNA from Paramormyrops kingsleyae isolate MSU_618 chromosome 7, PKINGS_0.4, whole genome shotgun sequence. It encodes these proteins:
- the fut10 gene encoding alpha-(1,3)-fucosyltransferase 10 isoform X3, translated to MARLYSKKLFVLCVCLSASFFLIITLQVLMELSHFERKQEDHNYKPKQTIQAANPWTPIGRPGDPSSQYPVIVWWSPLTGETGRLGECGEYRCFFTINKTYHGHPSTQAFLFYGTDFNVDSLPLPRGVHHHWALFHEESPKNNYKLFHEPVVALFNHTATFSRFSHLPLTTQYLESLEVLTSHTHLVPLSRKNLLRASLAPVVYVQSDCDPPSDRDAFVRQLMKYIPVDSYGQCLHNKELPAYLRDSTTMEEPGFYKILAQYKFTLAFENAVCDDYITEKLWRPLKLGVVPVYYGAPNIRTWLPAEMSAVVVSPDESPEKLAELLKELDGDDEEYEAYLGWKYRREVTNQNLVAEMRRRRWGIQDVTKDSHIDVFECIVCARVWENINRQEKVILIFGPRTQNMAG
- the fut10 gene encoding alpha-(1,3)-fucosyltransferase 10 isoform X1, producing the protein MARLYSKKLFVLCVCLSASFFLIITLQVLMELSHFERKQEDHNYKPKQTIQAANPWTPIGRPGDPSSQYPVIVWWSPLTGETGRLGECGEYRCFFTINKTYHGHPSTQAFLFYGTDFNVDSLPLPRGVHHHWALFHEESPKNNYKLFHEPVVALFNHTATFSRFSHLPLTTQYLESLEVLTSHTHLVPLSRKNLLRASLAPVVYVQSDCDPPSDRDAFVRQLMKYIPVDSYGQCLHNKELPAYLRDSTTMEEPGFYKILAQYKFTLAFENAVCDDYITEKLWRPLKLGVVPVYYGAPNIRTWLPAEMSAVVVSPDESPEKLAELLKELDGDDEEYEAYLGWKYRREVTNQNLVAEMRRRRWGIQDVTKDSHIDVFECIVCARVWENINRQEKGLAPKTWRAEGNHLTCPPPRTFDFAVGPTSRSSLRGFWRPSFEQSKKEARALRLFAQRNANFTVEEFWKQVFRN
- the fut10 gene encoding alpha-(1,3)-fucosyltransferase 10 isoform X2, yielding MELSHFERKQEDHNYKPKQTIQAANPWTPIGRPGDPSSQYPVIVWWSPLTGETGRLGECGEYRCFFTINKTYHGHPSTQAFLFYGTDFNVDSLPLPRGVHHHWALFHEESPKNNYKLFHEPVVALFNHTATFSRFSHLPLTTQYLESLEVLTSHTHLVPLSRKNLLRASLAPVVYVQSDCDPPSDRDAFVRQLMKYIPVDSYGQCLHNKELPAYLRDSTTMEEPGFYKILAQYKFTLAFENAVCDDYITEKLWRPLKLGVVPVYYGAPNIRTWLPAEMSAVVVSPDESPEKLAELLKELDGDDEEYEAYLGWKYRREVTNQNLVAEMRRRRWGIQDVTKDSHIDVFECIVCARVWENINRQEKGLAPKTWRAEGNHLTCPPPRTFDFAVGPTSRSSLRGFWRPSFEQSKKEARALRLFAQRNANFTVEEFWKQVFRN